A portion of the Oncorhynchus gorbuscha isolate QuinsamMale2020 ecotype Even-year linkage group LG19, OgorEven_v1.0, whole genome shotgun sequence genome contains these proteins:
- the LOC124005068 gene encoding LOW QUALITY PROTEIN: islet cell autoantigen 1-like (The sequence of the model RefSeq protein was modified relative to this genomic sequence to represent the inferred CDS: inserted 1 base in 1 codon) produces the protein MERGNYGGYSREYFDRFIESQDSSVVNKFQQKYWKTKQKIIKVTGKKEDEHVVASDADLDGKLEVFHSVQRTCMELLKVIEQYQRRICFLSQEENELGRFLRSQGSQDRTRAGKIMQATGKXLCFSSQQRLSLRSPLSRLYQEVETFRYRAISDTWLTVNRMEQSRTEYRGALLWMKDVSQELDPDTHKQMEKFRKVQVQVRTTKTSFDKLKNDVCQKVDLLGASRCNLLSHVLTTYQTTLLHFWEKTSHTMAAIHESFKGCQQYEFSTIKSLQDPMDKLSSQGSKKKREKKVKTKTDLEETADGQLISIDPNEESNEEAQTKTPSGQFFEDIDLNRQMTGPEDLLSAFSRQEQEEGGERDSMALLNEILGSTSLDEGEFSQEWQEVFGKGDQGSGATSRGGLVEPQQEEDSSIFLPSHLLDQNRNNLQSSLSDWATSIPQPISQATAQSSGANQNPSRPAAVRETSETAKDLSAWFNLFADLDPLSNPDAVGRSGQEHELHNA, from the exons ATGGAGAGGGGAAATTA CGGTGGCTACTCCCGGGAGTATTTTGACCGCTTTATTGAAAGCCAAGACTCGTCTGTTGTGAACAAGTTCCAGCAAAAGTACTGGAAAACCAAACAGAAGATCATCAAGGTCACGGGAAAGAAAGAGGACGAACATGTCGTGGCGTCAGACGCAGACCTGGATGGCAAACTGGAG GTGTTTCACTCTGTCCAGAGAACGTGCATGGAGCTATTGAAGGTGATCGAGCAGTACCAGAGAAGAATCTGCT TTCTATCCCAGGAGGAGAATGAGTTGGGGCGGTTCCTGCGCTCACAGGGCTCCCAGGACCGGACCAGGGCTGGGAAGATCATGCAGGCTACCGGGA GCCTCTGCTTCTCCTCCCAGCAGAG GCTGTCTCTGCGTAGTCCTTTGTCTCGCCTCTACCAGGAGGTGGAGACTTTCCGATACCGGGCCATCTCTGACACCTGGCTGACGGTGAACCGCATGGAACAGTCCAGGACGGAATACCGTGGAGCACTGCTCTGGATGAAGGATGTATCCCAGGAGCTCGatccagacacacacaaacagatggAGAAATTCCGCAAG GTCCAAGTGCAGGTGCGAACCACTAAAACAAGCTTTGACAAACTGAAGAATGATGTCTGCCAGAAAGTCGATTTATTAGGAGCCAGCCGCTGCAATCTGCTTTCTCATGTTTTAACCACATACCAG accaCCCTGTTGCACTTCTGGGAGAAGACGTCTCACACTATGGCTGCCATTCATGAGAGCTTTAAGGGCTGCCAGCAATATGAGTTCTCTACAATCAAG AGCCTCCAAGACCCCATGGATAAACTGTCATCTCAGGGATcgaagaaaaagagggagaagaaagtcaaaacaaagacagatCTTGAGGAGACTGCAGATGGCCA ACTTATCTCAATAGATCCCAATGAAGAGTCTAATGAAGAAG CTCAAACCAAGACACCTTCTGGACAATTCTTTGAAGACATCGACCTTAATAGACAAATGACAG GGCCTGAGGATCTTCTCTCAGCCTTCTCTCgtcaggagcaggaggagggtggagagagggacagcatGGCCTTGTTGAATGAGATTCTGGGCAGCACGTCTCTGGATGAGGGCGAGTTCTCACAGGAGTGGCAGGAGGTGTTTGGTAAGGGGGACCAGGGGAGCGGAGCCACTAGTAGAGGGGGCCTAGTGGAACCCCAGCAGGAGGAAgactcctccatcttcctcccatCTCACCTCCTGGACCAGAACAGGAACAACCTCCAATCTTCTCtctcag ATTGGGCCACGAGCATTCCACAGCCCATCTCCCAGGCAACAGCGCAATCATCTGGAGCCAATCAGAACCCCTCTAGGCCAGCAGCAGTGAGAG AGACTTCAGAGACCGCCAAAGACCTCTCAGCCTGGTTCAACCTGTTCGCCGACTTGGACCCTCTGTCGAACCCAGATGCAGTAGGCAGGAGTGGGCAGGAGCATGAGCTTCACAACGCATAG
- the LOC124006468 gene encoding neurexophilin-1-like, which translates to MKSEGLPRGMKSTRWCIVLLSLISMVTSAHSSASGSSDDLKSERPKSRAKDLWTTGTSKDVSISHLLSQTFYDKNLSGLGLNYDKLEPYSKQELWDWLHNTSSLRDPRSRSKRRPIVKTGKFKKMFGWGDFHSNIKTVKLNLLITGKIVDHGNGTFSVYFRHNATGQGNVSVGLVPPTKAVEFQLRQSTVLEPKDTKLFNCRVEYEKVEKGARKSLCPHDPSQSCPQEQTQSHVSWLCSKPFKVICIYISFYSTDYKLVQKVCPDYNYHSDTPYLPTG; encoded by the coding sequence GTTACAAGTGCCCATTCATCTGCATCTGGAAGTTCAGACGATCtgaagtcagagagaccaaagtCGAGAGCTAAGGACCTCTGGACAACAGGCACCAGCAAGGACGTATCCATCAGTCATCTGCTCTCCCAGACCTTTTATGACAAGAATCTGTCTGGCCTGGGTCTGAACTATGACAAGTTGGAACCGTACTCTAAACAGGAGCTCTGGGACTGGCTCCACAACACCTCTAGCCTTCGTGACCCCCGCTCCCGATCCAAGAGGAGACCCATCGTCAAGACCGGAAAGTTCAAGAAGATGTTCGGCTGGGGCGACTTCCACTCCAACATCAAGACCGTGAAGCTCAACCTGCTGATCACCGGGAAGATCGTAGACCACGGCAACGGCACGTTCAGCGTCTACTTCCGCCACAACGCGACGGGCCAGGGCAACGTGTCGGTGGGGCTGGTGCCGCCCACCAAGGCCGTGGAGTTCCAGCTGCGGCAGTCGACGGTCCTCGAGCCCAAAGACACCAAGCTGTTCAACTGCAGGGTGGAGTACGAGAAGGTGGAGAAGGGCGCCAGGAAGTCGTTGTGTCCCCACGACCCTTCGCAGAGCTGCCCCCAGGAGCAGACCCAGAGCCATGTGTCCTGGCTGTGCTCCAAGCCCTTCAAAGTCATCTGCATCTACATCTCCTTCTACAGCACCGACTACAAGCTGGTGCAGAAAGTGTGTCCGGATTACAACTACCACAGCGATACTCCCTACCTCCCCACCGGGTGA